The following coding sequences are from one uncultured Cohaesibacter sp. window:
- a CDS encoding ABC transporter permease, whose translation MTKTGSFKSSMATLLRRFPFIPALGMLILLFVLNGIAEPNSMTVRALKGVASTYLALVFLSVGQTFVVYTADIDLSVGAILSLVNVSIVVIMSQFGGEPYVVLLALLAGILIGAACGLVNGIVVSGLRMQAIVATFATSILISGIALWVLPVAGLPAPSLFWKVYGGRSYGIPNVFFFIAVLIALLAVISKLGLVTKLLAVGNGQLSAYQSGLSVTRIRIYGYVICGIFAALAAFCITGDTASGDPLVGGAMTLSSVAAVVLGGTALSGGIGSAFGSAIGAIIIGLISSLVFYAGIPSEWQNLAQGATILIVLMLGVLASKRINQ comes from the coding sequence ATGACCAAGACCGGTTCCTTCAAATCCTCAATGGCCACCTTATTGCGTCGGTTCCCGTTCATCCCGGCCTTGGGAATGCTGATACTTCTGTTTGTGCTCAATGGCATTGCCGAACCCAATAGCATGACTGTAAGAGCCCTTAAGGGCGTCGCCAGCACCTATCTCGCGCTCGTATTCCTGTCCGTCGGCCAAACCTTCGTGGTTTATACCGCAGATATTGATCTTTCGGTCGGGGCCATCCTGTCACTGGTCAATGTCTCCATCGTTGTTATCATGAGCCAGTTTGGTGGCGAGCCCTATGTGGTTTTGCTGGCATTGTTGGCGGGTATCCTCATTGGCGCCGCGTGCGGTCTGGTCAATGGTATTGTCGTCTCAGGCTTGCGCATGCAAGCAATCGTAGCCACCTTTGCCACCAGCATTCTCATTTCAGGGATCGCATTGTGGGTATTGCCTGTGGCCGGACTGCCCGCGCCAAGCCTGTTCTGGAAAGTCTATGGTGGGCGAAGCTACGGCATCCCCAACGTGTTCTTCTTCATTGCCGTCCTTATCGCATTGCTGGCCGTCATTTCCAAACTTGGGTTGGTCACAAAACTGCTGGCGGTAGGCAATGGTCAGCTGTCGGCTTATCAATCCGGTCTATCGGTTACCCGCATCAGGATCTACGGCTACGTCATTTGCGGCATATTCGCTGCCCTTGCCGCTTTTTGCATAACCGGAGACACAGCCAGTGGAGACCCTCTAGTCGGCGGAGCCATGACCCTTTCCAGCGTCGCTGCAGTAGTTCTAGGCGGCACAGCGCTTTCCGGCGGCATCGGGTCAGCCTTTGGCTCAGCCATCGGGGCCATCATCATTGGCCTTATCAGTTCTCTGGTCTTCTATGCCGGTATTCCATCTGAATGGCAAAATCTGGCTCAAGGAGCAACAATCCTTATCGTGCTGATGCTCGGTGTTCTTGCTTCAAAGAGGATCAATCAATGA
- a CDS encoding sugar ABC transporter ATP-binding protein, whose amino-acid sequence MSRLKLQQICKYYGATTALASGDLVLEQGEIHVLIGANGSGKSTLCKVVAGSVRPDGGLFELNGEPVTLFGPQAARKMSICLFYQELSLANSLSIAQNINLYHLPTHAGGLIDETELTNNAERYISKFQSVVGEGFSPETPVAKLRPDQKQLVEIMKTLASEADILIFDEPTSALDRAQVECFFSILRELKEEGRSIIFISHRMDEIFDIADRITVIRDGSTVSSRLISETDHATVIRDMIGEQPEAAKVAESHATDTSSYPEACLAAEGLTGNHIKGISFTLAKGEILGLGGLHGQGQSTLLRTLFGAEKLNSGSLVLNGKAVHLKTPRGAIKNGFSYVSGDRVRDGVITDRSIMENVSPIHFLKDRKFLAFPGKLSRIVEPALRVLNTKYASLGASVSSLSGGNQQKVVIARWLTNPPDILLLDDPTKGIDLSAKSELFALVRKLADEGMAIILYSSEDGELLTHSDRILVFNNGSVSRELVGNEKTRFNLYEAAYSGAQ is encoded by the coding sequence ATGAGTCGATTGAAGCTACAGCAGATTTGCAAATATTATGGCGCAACAACTGCTTTGGCCTCTGGGGATCTCGTGCTGGAGCAAGGTGAAATCCATGTGCTAATCGGCGCCAATGGATCGGGCAAAAGCACATTATGCAAAGTGGTCGCCGGTAGCGTGCGACCCGACGGGGGGCTATTCGAGCTGAATGGAGAACCGGTAACGCTTTTCGGTCCGCAAGCCGCCAGAAAAATGAGCATCTGCCTTTTCTATCAAGAACTGAGCCTCGCCAACAGCCTGTCCATCGCCCAGAATATCAATCTCTACCATTTGCCAACACATGCAGGCGGTCTTATCGATGAAACCGAACTGACCAACAATGCCGAGCGTTACATCAGTAAGTTCCAATCCGTCGTAGGAGAGGGCTTTTCGCCAGAAACGCCGGTCGCAAAGTTAAGGCCCGATCAGAAACAGCTGGTCGAGATCATGAAAACCCTCGCCAGTGAAGCAGATATTCTCATTTTCGACGAGCCGACTTCAGCGCTCGACCGCGCACAAGTGGAATGTTTCTTTTCCATTCTACGTGAATTGAAGGAGGAGGGGCGCTCGATCATTTTCATCTCCCATCGCATGGATGAGATTTTCGATATTGCCGATCGCATTACGGTTATCCGCGATGGCAGCACCGTTTCATCGCGCCTGATTAGCGAAACAGATCACGCGACAGTCATTCGCGATATGATCGGAGAACAGCCAGAAGCCGCAAAAGTCGCGGAAAGCCACGCCACCGACACAAGCAGTTATCCTGAAGCATGTCTGGCTGCCGAAGGGCTCACGGGCAATCATATCAAGGGCATCAGCTTTACGCTCGCCAAGGGCGAAATCCTCGGACTGGGTGGGCTGCACGGGCAGGGCCAGTCAACCTTGTTGCGCACTCTGTTCGGAGCAGAGAAACTCAACTCCGGCAGCCTCGTGCTTAACGGCAAGGCCGTTCATCTTAAAACTCCTCGCGGGGCAATCAAAAACGGCTTTTCCTATGTTTCCGGCGACCGGGTTCGCGACGGGGTGATAACGGATCGCTCAATCATGGAGAATGTGTCGCCCATCCACTTTCTCAAGGACCGCAAGTTCCTCGCTTTTCCTGGCAAGCTTTCGCGTATCGTTGAACCTGCCTTGAGAGTGCTCAATACCAAATATGCCAGTCTTGGCGCTTCTGTCAGTTCACTTTCGGGTGGCAACCAGCAAAAGGTGGTCATCGCCCGCTGGCTGACAAATCCGCCAGACATTTTGCTGCTCGATGACCCCACCAAGGGCATTGACCTCAGCGCCAAGAGCGAATTGTTCGCGCTGGTTCGCAAATTGGCCGACGAAGGCATGGCCATCATTCTCTACTCATCTGAAGATGGTGAGCTTCTCACCCATTCAGATCGTATTCTGGTCTTTAACAATGGCTCAGTTTCCCGCGAACTGGTGGGGAACGAAAAGACACGCTTCAATCTCTATGAAGCAGCATATTCGGGGGCACAATGA
- a CDS encoding ABC transporter substrate-binding protein has product MAVVALAVPVAQAADFTIGLSNGWVGSEWRTQMIEEAQAAAEKWKEKGVDVKVVVQSANVDVPGQIAHVRNFINQGVNAIIINPNSPTAFDPVFSQAKEDGILVISTDAEVSSQDAIYVGIDQTNWAALSAKWLAETLGGKGQVVAINGVAGHPANEMRIAGYTSVFDQYPDIKVVNEVNGNWDQAQGQQAMQNLLATYPDIDGVWVQDGMAAGAWRSLMDAGKAGEVAATGEIRKDFIDLWVKNDFNSGASVNPPGVMASALNVAVFMLQGRELKEPAAAGQYKNALYLPIPFIDGDNVGTVAKELEGKPGFYSYTSSLSIDEAEAYFK; this is encoded by the coding sequence ATGGCCGTTGTGGCTCTGGCTGTTCCTGTCGCACAAGCTGCAGACTTTACCATTGGCCTGTCGAACGGCTGGGTTGGCTCTGAATGGCGCACCCAGATGATCGAGGAAGCGCAGGCCGCAGCGGAAAAATGGAAAGAAAAGGGCGTTGACGTCAAGGTCGTCGTTCAAAGCGCCAACGTAGATGTTCCTGGTCAAATTGCCCATGTCCGCAATTTCATCAACCAGGGTGTGAACGCCATCATCATCAATCCGAACAGCCCAACCGCGTTTGACCCGGTCTTCTCGCAGGCCAAGGAAGACGGCATTCTGGTTATCTCGACAGATGCAGAAGTTTCATCGCAAGATGCCATTTACGTCGGCATAGACCAGACCAACTGGGCAGCCCTCAGCGCCAAATGGCTTGCTGAAACACTAGGCGGCAAAGGACAGGTTGTAGCAATCAACGGTGTCGCCGGTCATCCAGCCAACGAAATGCGCATTGCAGGCTACACGAGCGTGTTTGATCAATATCCGGACATCAAGGTTGTCAACGAAGTAAACGGCAACTGGGATCAGGCACAGGGCCAACAGGCCATGCAGAACCTTCTTGCCACATATCCTGATATCGACGGCGTTTGGGTACAAGATGGCATGGCCGCGGGTGCATGGCGTTCTTTGATGGACGCAGGCAAAGCCGGTGAAGTCGCAGCAACAGGCGAAATCCGTAAGGACTTTATCGATCTTTGGGTCAAGAACGATTTCAACTCAGGTGCATCGGTGAACCCTCCCGGGGTTATGGCCAGCGCACTGAATGTTGCCGTCTTCATGCTGCAGGGACGCGAATTGAAAGAACCCGCCGCTGCAGGCCAGTATAAGAATGCCCTATATCTGCCAATTCCATTCATCGACGGGGACAATGTCGGAACCGTTGCCAAGGAACTGGAAGGCAAACCGGGCTTCTATTCCTACACCAGCTCTCTAAGCATCGACGAAGCTGAAGCATACTTCAAATAA
- a CDS encoding ATP-binding protein: MWHSILSFLPQSHAARIATMLSVAFLTGIAANWVVVKTYLERRTEISIAEMTGGRLSQIIEKCLESADPAEKNCSGQEKPYYFKYLGSFPQKENTIVSPLILSLNEKRVRAAVRFTDSPPLPGLLSSRDHSADLLGDSVYNPTLDATNGSRTFNQPIPASVRLASLSLAIARQDIEASLYIFLQDDQVMEISSPLLWRARFSETKGAFLTLFIASLILSVSFPFSSTLMAPFRKLSQGTKYTRKSLGRLAPTEALAIQDNMRELVKRFDRDRERQLLGLAAISHDLRTPVTRMLLRTEMIKEEEIRDRFANDLETIHDLVEGALDFLSLHKNNEERHRFSLSSLITSLCDDYQDMDLNVRFDATLPIEIEGIASVFSVAPSIELSTQTRGFMIGRPKQLRRALSNIIDNALKYGQYAKVFLGYDGSEQTVITIVDGGPGIPSDQIEKVLLPFERGNEGHKTKGVGLGLSIANEIIRNHRGEMALSNSSEGLRVEITLPRDIFTN; the protein is encoded by the coding sequence ATGTGGCATTCAATCCTGTCATTCCTCCCACAATCACATGCCGCTCGCATTGCCACGATGCTCTCTGTGGCATTTTTGACGGGAATTGCCGCAAACTGGGTCGTTGTCAAAACCTATCTAGAGCGCAGAACCGAAATCAGCATCGCGGAAATGACAGGCGGGCGTCTCTCCCAGATCATTGAGAAATGTCTGGAAAGTGCAGACCCGGCAGAAAAGAACTGTAGCGGCCAAGAAAAACCGTATTACTTCAAATATCTCGGCAGCTTTCCCCAAAAAGAGAACACCATTGTTTCTCCGCTCATTCTCAGCCTCAATGAGAAACGGGTGAGAGCCGCAGTCCGGTTCACGGATTCGCCTCCGTTGCCGGGCCTGCTCAGCTCTCGCGACCATAGTGCAGATCTACTCGGAGACAGTGTTTATAACCCGACGCTTGATGCAACCAATGGCTCCCGAACGTTCAATCAGCCAATCCCTGCTTCGGTCAGGCTGGCATCCCTATCCCTTGCAATCGCCCGACAGGACATTGAAGCAAGCCTCTATATATTCTTGCAGGATGATCAGGTCATGGAAATCTCGTCACCACTCCTCTGGCGCGCCCGATTTTCAGAAACCAAGGGTGCATTCCTTACATTGTTCATTGCCAGCTTGATCCTCTCTGTCAGTTTCCCCTTTTCATCAACCCTGATGGCACCTTTCAGAAAACTGAGTCAGGGCACCAAGTATACGCGCAAATCATTGGGTCGCCTCGCACCAACCGAAGCCTTGGCCATTCAGGACAATATGCGGGAACTCGTGAAGCGGTTTGACAGAGACCGAGAACGACAGTTGCTCGGCCTTGCAGCCATATCCCATGACTTGCGCACTCCCGTCACGCGCATGTTGCTGCGCACGGAAATGATCAAGGAAGAAGAGATCAGGGACCGCTTTGCCAATGATCTGGAAACCATCCATGATCTCGTCGAAGGTGCTTTGGATTTTCTGTCGCTGCATAAAAACAACGAAGAACGCCACCGTTTTTCCCTCAGCTCCCTCATTACAAGTCTCTGTGATGACTATCAGGACATGGATCTGAACGTGCGCTTCGACGCAACGTTACCTATCGAGATCGAAGGGATCGCATCGGTCTTCAGCGTTGCTCCATCTATTGAGCTTTCCACTCAAACCCGAGGCTTCATGATTGGCAGGCCAAAGCAACTGCGCCGCGCCTTATCCAACATTATCGACAATGCCCTGAAATATGGCCAATATGCCAAAGTCTTTCTTGGCTATGACGGCAGTGAACAGACCGTGATTACCATTGTTGATGGCGGACCGGGAATACCCAGTGATCAAATCGAAAAGGTTCTGCTTCCCTTCGAGCGCGGCAACGAAGGCCACAAGACCAAAGGTGTTGGTCTTGGCCTGAGCATCGCCAACGAAATCATTCGCAATCATCGCGGAGAAATGGCTCTGAGCAACAGTAGCGAGGGTTTGCGCGTAGAAATAACTCTGCCACGCGATATTTTCACCAACTAG
- a CDS encoding response regulator transcription factor: protein MQRIHIIEDDPEISSLLSSYLQARNFQCVVSESAEVAYRRGNVLFDLLIVDIMLPGESGLEFCRKVRATSSIPIIILSAIKGDTERIIGLELGADDYMEKPFNPRELLARINALLRRVTTGERSTASGKLFFDGWVLDLTNEQLHAPNNLLIPLSTREYEVLSILVHASPNPVSRDELAQQLIGHDIEPGDRRIDILVSRLRKKLTDVDDKAQYIRTVRNQGYKFCSEIKTSDGTTKMVHPNI, encoded by the coding sequence ATGCAGCGTATCCACATTATTGAAGATGATCCTGAAATTTCGTCGCTTTTGTCATCTTATTTGCAAGCCCGAAATTTTCAGTGTGTGGTTTCTGAGTCTGCTGAAGTCGCCTATAGGCGCGGCAATGTGCTGTTTGATCTGTTGATCGTAGATATCATGTTGCCCGGCGAAAGCGGGCTTGAATTCTGCCGAAAGGTGCGAGCAACCTCAAGCATTCCCATTATCATCCTGTCAGCCATCAAGGGCGACACCGAGCGCATAATCGGGCTTGAGTTGGGTGCCGATGATTATATGGAGAAGCCGTTCAACCCGCGAGAGCTTCTGGCACGGATCAATGCCTTGCTGCGGCGTGTCACCACCGGCGAGCGTTCTACGGCATCTGGAAAGCTATTTTTCGATGGATGGGTGCTCGATCTTACAAATGAGCAGCTCCATGCACCCAATAATTTGCTTATTCCCCTCAGCACCCGAGAATATGAGGTGCTGTCGATTCTCGTGCATGCTTCCCCCAATCCCGTCTCAAGAGACGAGTTGGCACAACAGTTGATTGGTCATGACATAGAACCGGGAGATCGTCGGATCGATATTCTTGTAAGCCGACTGCGCAAAAAGCTGACTGACGTAGACGACAAGGCGCAATATATCAGAACAGTGCGCAATCAGGGATACAAGTTCTGCTCGGAAATAAAAACCAGCGACGGCACCACCAAAATGGTTCACCCCAATATTTAG
- a CDS encoding ABC transporter substrate-binding protein encodes MKSLKLALMGAIALAAMPLAAQAEPVAEVLHYWTSGGEAKAIKELQQAFEKRGGKWIDAPVAGGGGDAQAAVLRSRVLAGDPPAAVQIKGPNIAEWAEAGALGDLSDVAAAQKWDDILPQAIKDVVKYDGHYVAVPVNVHRVDWIWANPEVLAKVGADVPKTWDEFNATADKLKAAGIVPLAYGGQPWQDATVFETVVLGIGGVDFYKKAMVDLDEEALGSDTMIKVFDQMRKIRDYVDPDYPGRDWNLATAMVMRGEAAMQIMGDWAKGEFAAAGKKPGVDYICAPTPSDGGYILNSDSFAMFNVKGKDKKEGQDLLAELILGKEFQETFNLYKGSIPARMDVPMDKFDSCAIKSMDDMTSAAKNNSLVGSVAHEIAQAGAVRGAFLDVVTAHFNSDMSSEEATKKLIEAIELAK; translated from the coding sequence ATGAAATCTTTGAAACTCGCTCTTATGGGAGCGATTGCGTTAGCGGCTATGCCACTTGCGGCCCAAGCTGAACCTGTTGCTGAAGTCCTTCACTATTGGACATCAGGCGGCGAAGCAAAAGCGATCAAGGAATTACAACAAGCTTTCGAAAAGCGTGGCGGTAAGTGGATTGACGCTCCTGTCGCAGGCGGCGGCGGCGATGCTCAGGCTGCAGTTTTGCGCTCTCGCGTTCTTGCCGGTGATCCTCCGGCTGCAGTTCAGATCAAAGGACCGAATATCGCAGAATGGGCGGAAGCTGGTGCATTGGGCGACCTTTCTGATGTGGCGGCAGCTCAAAAATGGGATGATATCCTGCCTCAGGCAATCAAAGACGTTGTCAAATATGATGGCCATTATGTTGCTGTGCCGGTAAACGTGCACCGTGTTGACTGGATTTGGGCAAACCCTGAAGTCTTGGCCAAAGTCGGTGCGGACGTGCCAAAGACATGGGACGAGTTCAACGCAACGGCTGATAAGTTGAAAGCTGCTGGAATCGTGCCTTTGGCCTATGGTGGCCAGCCTTGGCAGGACGCAACCGTCTTTGAGACTGTCGTTCTTGGTATTGGCGGCGTTGATTTCTACAAGAAAGCCATGGTCGATCTGGATGAAGAAGCTCTTGGCTCTGATACCATGATCAAGGTTTTTGACCAGATGCGCAAAATCCGCGATTATGTCGACCCTGATTATCCCGGCCGTGACTGGAACCTTGCTACCGCTATGGTCATGCGTGGTGAAGCTGCCATGCAGATCATGGGTGACTGGGCAAAAGGCGAATTTGCTGCCGCTGGCAAGAAGCCCGGCGTCGACTATATTTGTGCCCCTACCCCGTCAGATGGTGGCTATATCCTGAACTCTGACAGCTTTGCCATGTTCAATGTGAAGGGCAAAGACAAAAAAGAAGGTCAGGACCTTTTGGCTGAATTGATCCTTGGTAAAGAATTCCAGGAAACTTTCAACCTTTACAAAGGATCTATCCCTGCTCGTATGGACGTTCCAATGGATAAATTTGATTCATGCGCAATCAAATCCATGGACGATATGACATCCGCTGCCAAGAATAACTCGTTGGTTGGCTCTGTTGCCCATGAAATCGCTCAGGCTGGTGCTGTACGTGGTGCATTCCTTGACGTGGTAACGGCTCACTTCAATTCTGACATGTCTTCAGAAGAAGCAACCAAGAAGTTGATCGAAGCAATCGAACTTGCCAAGTAA
- a CDS encoding sugar ABC transporter permease, translated as MARVAGRIADRLERLIPKLVIAPGFLAILLFVYGFIIWTAYISFSKSKMLPNYDLVGFRQYWRLFQMDRWNVAFSNLIIFGASFIFIAIVIGVILAILLDQRIRIEGAIRTIYLYPMAISFVITGTAWKWIMNPSLGLEKVVQSWGWESFSFGWIVDQNMAVYALVMAAVWQSSGFVMALFLSALRSVDQDIIKAASLDGASTTKIYLRIILPSMRPVFMSAVVILAHLAIKSFDLVVALTNGGPGYSSTLPANFMYEMTFRRNEIGVGAASAIIMLATVMAIMVPYLYSELRGSKNV; from the coding sequence ATGGCTCGTGTCGCAGGGAGAATAGCGGACAGGTTGGAGAGGCTTATTCCAAAGCTTGTTATCGCTCCCGGTTTTTTGGCGATATTGCTGTTCGTCTACGGTTTCATCATCTGGACAGCTTATATTTCCTTTTCCAAATCGAAGATGCTGCCCAACTACGATCTAGTCGGTTTTCGTCAATATTGGCGTCTTTTCCAGATGGATCGATGGAATGTCGCTTTTTCAAACCTGATTATCTTTGGTGCCTCATTCATCTTTATAGCCATTGTAATCGGCGTGATTTTGGCAATTCTTCTGGACCAGCGCATACGCATAGAAGGCGCTATCCGGACGATTTATCTCTATCCGATGGCAATTTCATTCGTGATCACCGGTACTGCGTGGAAATGGATCATGAACCCGTCGCTGGGCCTTGAAAAGGTCGTGCAGTCGTGGGGCTGGGAATCCTTCTCGTTTGGCTGGATCGTCGATCAGAATATGGCCGTCTATGCGCTTGTGATGGCTGCGGTGTGGCAGTCGTCGGGCTTTGTCATGGCGCTGTTCCTGTCTGCTCTCAGGAGCGTTGATCAGGACATTATCAAGGCTGCGAGCCTAGATGGAGCTTCAACAACAAAAATCTATCTCAGGATCATATTGCCATCCATGCGCCCTGTTTTCATGAGCGCGGTGGTCATTCTTGCGCATCTTGCCATCAAGAGTTTTGATCTTGTCGTGGCCCTCACCAACGGTGGGCCGGGCTATTCATCAACTCTGCCGGCAAACTTCATGTATGAGATGACTTTCCGCCGCAATGAAATCGGTGTGGGTGCTGCGTCTGCCATCATCATGTTGGCTACGGTCATGGCGATCATGGTGCCTTATCTCTACTCGGAATTGAGAGGGTCGAAAAATGTCTAA
- a CDS encoding carbohydrate ABC transporter permease, giving the protein MSNLDIVRPETSSYQWVGRLLIWVILLLFCVWFLMPAYVVISTSLKNLEEIRGGSLLALPHELNFTAWQHAWNQACIGVQCSGLKPYFGNSVMMVIPSVMISTTLGALTGYTLTKWRFKGSNIIFALILFGCFVPFQVVILPMAQTLGILRLTNTVYGLILVHSVYGLAFTTLFFRNYYVTIPDELIRAATIDGAGFFTIFFRILLPISPPIIVVAVIWQFTQIWNDFLFGVSFTTGGSQPLMVALNNLVNTTTGVKQYNVDMAAALITAAPTLLVYIVAGRYFVRGLTAGSVKG; this is encoded by the coding sequence ATGTCTAATCTTGATATCGTCAGACCCGAAACATCGTCTTATCAATGGGTGGGACGGCTGCTGATCTGGGTGATCTTATTGCTCTTTTGCGTCTGGTTCCTGATGCCGGCTTATGTGGTTATCAGTACATCGCTAAAGAATCTGGAAGAAATCCGGGGCGGCTCTCTGTTGGCATTGCCGCATGAGCTTAACTTCACGGCATGGCAGCATGCGTGGAATCAGGCCTGTATTGGTGTGCAATGCTCCGGGCTCAAGCCATATTTCGGCAACTCGGTCATGATGGTGATCCCGTCCGTGATGATCTCTACCACACTAGGGGCATTGACTGGCTATACGCTGACAAAATGGCGCTTCAAGGGTAGTAACATCATCTTCGCGCTTATTCTGTTTGGTTGCTTTGTGCCGTTTCAGGTTGTCATCCTGCCGATGGCTCAGACGCTTGGCATACTGAGACTGACCAACACCGTCTACGGTCTGATTTTGGTTCACTCGGTTTACGGTCTGGCCTTCACGACACTGTTTTTCCGAAACTACTATGTCACCATCCCTGATGAGCTCATTCGGGCGGCAACCATTGATGGCGCAGGGTTTTTTACGATCTTCTTCCGCATTCTGCTGCCCATTTCGCCGCCGATCATCGTCGTTGCGGTTATCTGGCAGTTCACGCAGATCTGGAACGACTTCCTGTTTGGCGTCAGTTTCACCACGGGAGGGTCGCAGCCTTTGATGGTTGCTCTGAACAATCTTGTAAACACGACCACCGGGGTCAAGCAGTATAACGTTGACATGGCTGCTGCCCTGATCACCGCAGCCCCTACGCTGTTGGTTTACATCGTTGCCGGCCGATATTTTGTCCGCGGGCTAACCGCTGGCTCGGTAAAAGGATAA
- a CDS encoding ABC transporter ATP-binding protein, with the protein MASLAIRNAVKRFGTVEVIKNVSLELNDGEFLVLLGASGCGKSTLLNMIAGLENITEGEILIGDRVVNDVHPKDRDIAMVFQSYALYPNMTVEKNIAFGLEMRGIPKDERNKLVTEVATMLQIDHLLDRKPAQLSGGQRQRVAMGRALVRRPEIFLFDEPLSNLDAKLRLEMRTEIKRLHKELNATIVYVTHDQIEAMTLADRIAILKDGVVQQYATPAEIYNKPTNVFIASLVGSPPMNFLNARLEEQDGDVIAHVSLTTDQKGKTLDLSLKGYDSDLSGYIGKEVIIGIRPENISYTEEPVMDGHEVIQGEVDVVEPTGADTLCHIKWGINSVLARINNRIEVQIGDIFNCAIDMKRTNVFDKETETRI; encoded by the coding sequence ATGGCATCCCTGGCAATAAGAAACGCTGTCAAGCGCTTTGGGACAGTCGAGGTGATCAAGAATGTGTCTCTGGAACTAAATGACGGAGAATTCCTTGTTCTTTTAGGCGCTTCTGGCTGTGGCAAGTCTACTCTGCTCAATATGATCGCGGGGCTTGAGAATATCACAGAAGGGGAAATTCTCATCGGTGACCGCGTGGTCAATGATGTTCATCCCAAAGATCGTGACATCGCGATGGTGTTCCAGTCCTACGCGCTTTATCCGAATATGACGGTCGAGAAGAATATAGCATTCGGTTTGGAAATGCGTGGCATCCCAAAGGACGAGCGTAACAAGCTGGTCACTGAAGTGGCAACCATGTTGCAGATCGATCATCTGCTTGATCGCAAACCGGCGCAGCTTTCCGGTGGTCAGCGGCAACGCGTGGCCATGGGGCGAGCCCTGGTTCGTCGTCCGGAAATCTTTCTGTTTGACGAGCCGCTTTCAAACCTTGATGCCAAGCTGCGCCTTGAAATGCGCACCGAGATCAAGCGTTTGCACAAGGAGCTTAACGCAACCATCGTTTATGTGACCCATGATCAGATCGAAGCGATGACCTTGGCTGACCGGATTGCCATTCTAAAGGACGGGGTTGTTCAGCAATATGCAACACCGGCAGAGATTTACAACAAGCCAACCAATGTCTTTATTGCAAGTCTTGTCGGCTCTCCTCCGATGAACTTCCTCAATGCTCGATTGGAAGAACAGGATGGTGACGTAATTGCCCATGTGTCGCTCACAACCGACCAGAAGGGCAAGACACTGGACTTGTCTTTAAAGGGATATGACTCGGATCTGTCAGGCTACATCGGCAAGGAAGTCATCATTGGTATCCGTCCTGAAAATATCAGCTATACCGAAGAACCGGTTATGGATGGACATGAAGTGATACAGGGGGAAGTCGATGTGGTCGAACCGACGGGAGCCGATACGCTCTGCCACATCAAATGGGGCATAAATTCCGTGCTGGCGCGCATCAACAATAGAATTGAGGTTCAAATTGGCGACATTTTCAATTGTGCGATTGATATGAAGCGGACCAACGTCTTTGACAAAGAAACCGAAACGCGCATTTAG